CAGTGCGATAGAATCGGGTATAACGGCAGCAATAGTCAGGCCGGAGGACTTCGATTTCTCTTCACTTGGTAAGATCAAGCTGATAACCGCCGGCGACGACATTGTAATCGTGGACATAAGCTCGCCTAAGGACCAGGAGAGGGCAATGTCGCTGGCGGGAAAATGTTCTGTGGTGGTGCTTTCGTCATCGGACTGGACAATAATACCGCTGGAGAATCTGATCGCAAAGTTCTCGGGGACCGGCACCAGGGTGTTCGCCACCGCTTCGGACACGGAAAGTGCCAAGCTATACCTTAAGACGATGGAGAAAGGCGTCGACGGCATCGTGGTCGCAGTATCGGATCCCGATAAACTGAGGTCTTTCGCAGACCTCTTCACAAGGTCTTCGGACGTGGAGCTGTCCGAGGTCGAGGTAGTCAACGTTAAAAATATAGAGATGGGCGACCGGGTCTGTGTCGATACCGTAAGCATAATGATTCCCGGAGAGGGAATGCTGATCGGTTCCCAGGCCAACTGCCTGTTCCTGGTACAGTCGGAAAGCGAGGACAGCGGATATGTTGCGCCGAGGCCGTTCAGGGTCAACGCCGGAGCCGTGCATGCGTACATCATGGCGCCCGGGGGAAAGACAAGGTACCTCGGGGAGCTGAAATCCGGGGAGCCCGTGGCGATAGTCAACAGGGACGGCAGTACCAGGATCTCGTCCGTCGGAAGATGTAAGATCGAGGTCAGACCCATGATTCTGGTGGAGGTGGCAGACGGCAAGAATCGTTACACCACGATCCTGCAGAACGCAGAGACGGTCAAGCTGGTCTCTCCAGAGGGGGCCGTGTCCGTCACGGACATCAAACCGGGCGACCGGGTGCTCGCGAAAATAGAGAGCGGGGGCCGTCATTTCGGAATGAAGATAGAGGAGACCCTGAGGGAAATCTGAGATGAAGATCTGCGCCTCCCTGGGCAGGCCATCGGACATCTACGAGGCCTCGGATGCCGACATGATAGAGGTCAGGACGGATCTTTTCGGTTCTGTGCCCGACACGGGAGGCATAGAGACGTTGGTGACTTTCAGGGACGGGTTCGATGCTTCCTTGCTGCCCGAGGGCTTCAACGGGATCATCGACATAGGCACGGAAGATCTACCAGACGTTCCCCTTAGAACGATTTCTTCGGTACATGATTTCGACAAGACCCCCACCGGCCGGGAGATATCCGTCATGCTCAACGCAATGTCTTCGGATATTTCCAAGGGAGCATACATGGTAAGGGATTTCGTCGACCTGTCCAGCATCCTCGAGGCTTCCCGGGCTCTGAAGAAAGAGCACGTGCTCCTTGGAATGGGTCCACTGGGCACTGTGACCAGGATACGTCAGAAGATACTCGGCAACAGCTTCACATTTGCATATGTCAGCGAACCCACCGCACCGGGTCAGCTCAGCCTCCGGGAGATGAGGATGCTGGGGGAAGAATGCGTGATAACCGGGATCGTCGGAGACCCGTTGGAACGTTCCAGGTCACCGGCGATGCACGAGGCTGCGTTCGCCGAGAGCGGCATTTCGGGAAAATATCTGGTTTTCCGTTCTATGTCTTTGGAAAGTATAGGCGATTGTATCAGAGGATACGACATCCGCGGGCTGAATGTAACCATACCTTACAAGGAAGCGATAATCGGTCATCTGGACTCTCTGGACCACGATGCCGAGATGGCCGGTGCGGTGAACACCATAGTGAACACCTCGGGCAGACTCAAAGGATACAATACCGATATAGACGGAATTGAAGCGGCATTCCTCAATATAAAGTGCCAGATGAAGGAAAAGAAGATGCTTCTCATGGGGTCAGGGGGGGCCGCGAGGGCATGTATCATCGCAGCTCAGAGGAACGGTGCGGACATTACCATAACAGGCAGGAACGACCGTACCGTTTCACGCCTTTCGTCGGAATTCGGCATAGGATCGGTTCCAAAGGGGTCCGCAGAACTTTCCGAATATGATATCCTGGTCAACAGCACCCCCATAGGGATGTACGGGGGAGGAGATTACCCGGCGGATATCAACGGTATCACGGGAAAGCATACCGTCATGGACATGGTATATGGCATGGAGACCGAGCTCATTGCGGCCGCAAGGCACAAAGGATGCAGGATAGCGACCGGGGAAGACATGTTGGCGATGCAGGGCGCACGCGCCTTCGAGCTTTGGACAGGCCTCAAAGGCATGTTCGAGACCATGAGGTCCAGGATATAATCGGCCATATTATTATCGGAATTATATGCTGGCACATTTGTTGGGCCATTTTAATGCAGAATATGTAATTAGCAAGCTTTAATAGCGTATTG
The DNA window shown above is from Methanomassiliicoccaceae archaeon and carries:
- a CDS encoding 3-dehydroquinate synthase II, which translates into the protein MEKEIWVRADLPESKEDRKEMLISAIESGITAAIVRPEDFDFSSLGKIKLITAGDDIVIVDISSPKDQERAMSLAGKCSVVVLSSSDWTIIPLENLIAKFSGTGTRVFATASDTESAKLYLKTMEKGVDGIVVAVSDPDKLRSFADLFTRSSDVELSEVEVVNVKNIEMGDRVCVDTVSIMIPGEGMLIGSQANCLFLVQSESEDSGYVAPRPFRVNAGAVHAYIMAPGGKTRYLGELKSGEPVAIVNRDGSTRISSVGRCKIEVRPMILVEVADGKNRYTTILQNAETVKLVSPEGAVSVTDIKPGDRVLAKIESGGRHFGMKIEETLREI
- a CDS encoding type I 3-dehydroquinate dehydratase, encoding MKICASLGRPSDIYEASDADMIEVRTDLFGSVPDTGGIETLVTFRDGFDASLLPEGFNGIIDIGTEDLPDVPLRTISSVHDFDKTPTGREISVMLNAMSSDISKGAYMVRDFVDLSSILEASRALKKEHVLLGMGPLGTVTRIRQKILGNSFTFAYVSEPTAPGQLSLREMRMLGEECVITGIVGDPLERSRSPAMHEAAFAESGISGKYLVFRSMSLESIGDCIRGYDIRGLNVTIPYKEAIIGHLDSLDHDAEMAGAVNTIVNTSGRLKGYNTDIDGIEAAFLNIKCQMKEKKMLLMGSGGAARACIIAAQRNGADITITGRNDRTVSRLSSEFGIGSVPKGSAELSEYDILVNSTPIGMYGGGDYPADINGITGKHTVMDMVYGMETELIAAARHKGCRIATGEDMLAMQGARAFELWTGLKGMFETMRSRI